A genomic region of Oryza glaberrima chromosome 1, OglaRS2, whole genome shotgun sequence contains the following coding sequences:
- the LOC127759940 gene encoding LOW QUALITY PROTEIN: LOB domain-containing protein 12-like (The sequence of the model RefSeq protein was modified relative to this genomic sequence to represent the inferred CDS: deleted 2 bases in 1 codon) — MGSGSPCASCKLLRRRCTKDCIFASFFPADDPHKFAIVHKVFGASNVSKMLQELPAQQQGDAVSSLVYEANDRMRDPVYGCVGGAISFLQNQVSQLQMQLAIAQGEILCIQMQHRDGNGNEENCKLQ; from the exons ATGGGCAGTGGGTCGCCGTGCGCGTCGTGcaagctgctgcggcggcggtgcaccAAGGACTGCATCTTCGCGTCCTTCTTCCCCGCCGATGACCCCCACAAGTTCGCCATCGTCCACAAGGTCTTCGGCGCCAGCAATGTTAGCAAGATGCTCCAG GAGCTGCCGGCGCAACAGCAAGGCGACGCGGTGAGCAGCCTGGTGTACGAGGCAAACGACCGGATGCGGGATCCAGTCTATGGTTGCGTCGGG GGGGCCATCTCCTTCCTGCAGAACCAGGTGTCACAGCTGCAGATGCAGCTCGCCATCGCACAGGGCGAGATCCTCTGCATCCAGATGCAGCACCGCGATGGCAACGGGAACGAGGAGAat TGCAAATTGCAGTGA
- the LOC127756085 gene encoding DNA-binding protein BIN4-like produces the protein MGEEEDSDWLRAFQPPTTSTVMLSSDSYDSPENSPTRTTPSGEEQKGENKASSDHVGDVDVAAPNKGKKATPTRRKTPTSQEDAFGKDEKPTMESNQDKPAKRSVTISKEVKLPSSSNASKVTGPKAGPDQIDDTLEHREEGVAEVDMQDKLTEHSVSQRLPLIIPDKVQRSKALIECDGDSIDLSGDVGAVGRIVISNSPNGNQDLLLDLKGTIYNSTIVPSRTFCVVSVGQTEAKIESIMNDFIQLEPQSNLFEAETMMEGTLDGFTFDSDEEGDKLPEPHASQNDQNNEDGDQPKAKTKRKAEKPAGKGQKKAKVAGKATKQGTRKTQTTKRTKKAKK, from the exons ATGGGCGAGGAAGAAGACTCCGACTGGCTCCGCGCGTTCCAG CCACCAACTACATCGACGGTGATGCTTTCTTCTGACTCCTATGATTCTCCTGAAAACAGTCCTACAAGGACTACACCATCTGGAGAAGAACAAAAGGGGGAAAACAAGGCTAGTTCAGACCATGTAGGGGATGTAGATGTTGCTGCACCAAATAAGGGCAAAAAAGCAACACCTACTAGGAGGAAAACCCCTACTAGTCAAGAAG ATGCTTTTGGCAAAGATGAGAAACCAACCATGGAATCAAATCAAGATAAGCCTGCAAAACGCTCGGTAACtatt TCCAAAGAAGTTAAACTCCCATCTAGTTCTAATGCTTCAAAGGTTACTGGACCAAAAGCTGGTCCAGATCAAATAGATG ATACCTTGGAACATCGAGAAGAGGGAGTTGCTGAGGTAGACATGCAGGATAAACTTACAGAGCACTCT GTCTCCCAGAGGTTGCCATTAATCATTCCTGATAAAGTTCAGCGTTCAAAG GCATTGATTGAATGCGATGGTGACTCGATAGACTTAAGTGGAGATGTTGGAGCTGTTGGGAGGATAGTAATTTCAAACAGTCCTAACGGAAATCAGGATTTGTTATTGGACCTAAAAG GAACAATATACAATTCAACAATTGTTCCATCCAGGACATTTTGCGTT GTCAGTGTAGGACAAACAGAAGCGAAG ATAGAATCTATTATGAATGATTTTATTCAATTGGAACCCCAATCCAATTTATTTGAAGCAGAGACTATGATGGAAG GTACCCTTGATGGATTCACATTTGATTCTGACGAGGAGGGTGACAAGCTTCCTGAGCCGCATGCTTCTCAAAACGATCAAAATAATGAAGATGGAGATCAACCTAAGgcaaaaaccaaaagaaaagctGAGAAACCGGCG GGGAAGGGACAGAAGAAGGCGAAGGTTGCAGGAAAGGCCACTAAGCAGGGTACAAGGAAAACCCAAACTACGAAGAGAACAAAGAAGGCGAAGAAATAG